One part of the Schistocerca piceifrons isolate TAMUIC-IGC-003096 chromosome 2, iqSchPice1.1, whole genome shotgun sequence genome encodes these proteins:
- the LOC124775878 gene encoding craniofacial development protein 2-like, producing MRWQPHQDTQGLWADNPHHQKTHMTETKRRNSQMDLKDMTFGLKRKTRIGFWNVRMLREAGWLRQVQKEMENYQLDILGLSEVSKKSLLEWKPVSEWIITVRFKTNVRYVTVIKCYAPTEIAKGELKDAFYTELHGVLRQTNSRDIKMLMGDLNAKVGPENEGLQHIMGMHGMGIRNVNGELLIDTCAEHDLVIGGTLFPNHNCHKIMWVSPDHITKNQIDHIVISRKFRHSLLDVRNRRGADVGSDHQLVLVEFRLKIVANRTKLNHRCKKIDVARLKDQQIKETFALELKNRFQVLSEENLMEEGI from the exons atgaggtggcagccccaccaggacactcaggggctgtgggctgataacccacaccaccaaaaaacacatatgacagaaactaaaaggagaaacagccagatggatcttaaggatatgacatttggcctgaaaaggaaaacccgtATCGGATTTtggaatgtaaggatgttgagagaGGCAGGGTGGCTAAGACAGGTTCaaaaagagatggagaactatCAACTAGATATATTGGGACTAAGTGAAGTAAG caagaagagcttactggagtggaaaccagtctcagaaTGGATAATAACTGTacgctttaaaacaaatgtgcgatatgtcactgtaattaaatgctatgcacctactgaaatagctaaaggagaattaaaagatgcattttatacagagcttCACGGAGTCCTTAGACAAACAAATTCTAGGGACATAAAAATGTTAATGGGTGACTTGAATGCAAAAGTTGGTCCAGAAAATGAAGGGCTTCAACATATTATGGGCATGCATGGCATGGGGATCAGGAATGTAAATGGTGAACTGTTGATAGATACATGTGCTGAACAtgacctagtcattggaggcacattgtttccaAATCATAACTGCCATAAGATAATGTGGGTTTCTCCAGACCACATTACCAaaaatcaaatagaccacatagtcataagccgcaagttccgacactctctgttagatgtcagaaatagaagaggggcagacgttggaagtgaccaccaACTAGTTTTGGTggaattcagactgaagatagtggcaaatagaaccaagctcaatcacaggtgcaagaaaatagatgtggcaaggttaaaagaccaacagatcaaagaaacatttgcccttgaactaaaaaacagattccaggtcctctctgaagaaaacCTTATGGAAGAGGGAATTTAA